The Maridesulfovibrio zosterae DSM 11974 genome contains a region encoding:
- a CDS encoding chemotaxis protein CheW yields MEEGKKITLDAELIQLVTFSIGEEEFGVDILKVQEIIRTMEITKVPRAPIFVEGVINLRGKVIPIIDLRSKFGLQTIEHDQNTRIIVIEINDMIVGFVVDSVSEVLRIPASTVEPPPAVVSGLESEYISGVGKLEDRLLILLDLNRLLSSDEQEQLAQV; encoded by the coding sequence ATGGAAGAAGGTAAGAAAATAACACTAGATGCTGAACTTATTCAGCTAGTTACCTTCAGTATCGGGGAGGAGGAGTTTGGTGTAGATATCCTTAAGGTACAGGAAATCATAAGAACTATGGAAATCACCAAAGTTCCTAGAGCTCCTATATTTGTTGAGGGTGTCATCAACCTTCGCGGTAAGGTTATCCCCATTATCGATCTTAGAAGTAAATTTGGTCTGCAGACTATAGAACACGATCAGAATACACGTATCATTGTTATTGAAATTAATGATATGATTGTCGGATTTGTTGTTGACTCTGTTTCTGAGGTATTAAGAATACCAGCTTCTACAGTAGAACCACCGCCGGCTGTTGTATCAGGGCTTGAATCTGAATATATAAGTGGAGTTGGCAAGCTTGAAGATAGGTTGCTTATTCTGCTTGATCTTAACAGACTTCTGTCTAGTGATGAACAGGAACAACTGGCTCAAGTATAG